CATGTGCATCGGAAGCCTCAGAATGCAGATGTGTTTTCAAGTTGTATTCCTAGCATTGCCCTAACTAATAATCCCTTGTGTACATTGTTTCGTTCTTTTCCCAATATGGAACAACCCATTCGTAGAATCTGATGATGTTTGTGTCTTATATTATATCcatgtgcatgtgtgtataaaATTGTTTGAGGGCGCGGCATTAGATAGGATTCCGAACATTTGGGACACTTTTCCTTGCTCTGGCCAGTTTCTTGTCCTCCCCTTCCCtttattttaccaaaaaagGACTAGTTTGTTTAAATTctttagaatgtgattttgttTCCCTATTCCTTTCGgtcactttctttcttcctcatcATCTTGGATTTTAAAGTTCATAAGCTGCTGAGTTTGCCTAAAACTGGAACAACAATAATTTTCTTGTAGCTTTATACTACTGTTATGTCAAATTTCTGGTTCAGGATTTACCCAGAAAGAATTGCGGTTCTGTTTATCAGTTGTTTCAGGAAGGATCTTAGCACCAGTACCATACTACGTGCATGGGGGCTTATTATATTTTCAACATAACAGACTTGCATCCATGTTGTCATGATTTCTGTATCACTCCAACACCTAGTGATGATAAATAGTTGCTGATAAAGGCTATACCAAAAAGCTACTTCATGTTGCCAGAAATTGATTGTGATGTGGATACAATTCAAACAGGGAATGTGCATGGAGACACCGGGGACGTAGAATGTGAAGTGCGAAAAGCCCAATAAACTCACTAGAACTCATAAGAAGTGAACGAATACCTTAAACTAATAATGCGAGAACCAAATGGAAATTGGAATGAGAGGGAGAGCTCGAAAACATGTTTTAGCTTGGTGGCTCCAACGATCCTTGAATTGGtctactttcgaccaacttttcataaaccaaaatctattgATTTTATCTTtcgattccaccatcttttagaacTTCGAATACCCTCTTTCTCGATATACAAATAGGTTTCAATCCGGTTTAAATTTGgtgtaatttaaagattttcCCACaacaatttgtttttagaaCCTGTTGAGGGTAAAAATGTCACATCATTTGATGTATCTATAAGTTCGGAGCCAAACTAAATTGGTTAGAAAGtatgcaaatcggagttcgagagtgttCGCGGCATGACCCCAAAGTTtggtcaatttttgaaattctgaagatGCGCCTGAGCGCAATGTtgtgcgcccggggcgcattaaAACTATACAGTTGGTCAAACTTCGCGGGTTTGTCTCGCACGCTCTGGAACTCTGTTTTTCGCAAGGTTTGTAcagttaaaaagcttgttgagtctagattctaacccaagtattttggatcaaatattatttttgcatcaaaagatatgacgaatttaccctcaatgtgcaaaaaaataaattaattcggtaaaacgctcgcatctgtTTCATTTTAAATGTggtaaagacctattatatatcgataaaaaggattttcaaagaaaactAAAAGATTGTGTAATCACACCTTATAAATAGTAGCAaagtttagtttatgaaaagcgGGTTGTAAGAAGTTCCATTTTGAGATTGAGAATATTACACCTAGACTTTGAAGTGAATAATTTCAGGGTTTCTTTCGTAAACTATGATCAGTAAAATGTCCTATAATTGGTTGTAGTGGTCAAGAGCTGTTGGGGTATGAAAACGAAAGTTTggatttgtaaatgtaaaagtCTTGTCTTGGGCATACGTTTTAGGTGAATTCCGATTATTAAGCTGCTTTTGTGTGCTTTGATGAAGTGCGAAAAGCCATATGAACACATTagaaatcttaaaaaataaacgaatACCTTAGAACAAGGAATGGGAGTACCAAATGGAAATTAGAATGAGTGGGAGTGGGAGTGTGCGAAAACaggttttagccttagtggcttcgacgatctttgaattggtctactttcgaccaacttttcataaaccaaaatatattaattttatgttttgatcccaccatcttttaggactttgaataccctctttCACGATATACAATAGGTTTCGATCTGGTGTAAATTTGGTGTAATTTACAGATTTTCccataataatttgtttttcgacttgttgagggtaaaattgtcatattttttgatgTATAAAAAGTTTGGATCCAAACTAAATTAGTTAGAAAGTATGCTAGACGAGTTTTTCAACAGTTCAAACcatgtgcaaatcggagttcgagagtgtccgtGGCAAGACCCCAaagtttgatcaattttttgaaattttgaagatGCGCTTGGGCGCAATGTTTTGCGCCTGGGCCACATTCAAATTGTCAAACTTCGCGGGTTTGTCTCGGGCGCTCCGAAACTCTGTTTTTCGCATGGTTTATACCGTTAAAAAAGATAGTTGAGTCTAGATTATaactcaagtagtttggatcaaatattatttttgcattaaAAGATATGATGAATTTACCCTCaatgtgcaaaaaaataaattaattcggaaaaacgctcgcatctctttcattttaaatataataaagatctattatatatggataaaaaggattttgaaagaactAAAAGATTGTGGAACCACACCTTATAAATAGTAGTAATGTATAGTTTATGAAAAGCGGGTTGTAAGTAGCTCCATTTTCAGATCTAGAATATTACACCTAGAATCTGAAGTgtatgatttctgagtttctttcATAAACCATGATCAGTAAAATGTCCTATAATTGGTGGTAGTGGTCAAGGGCTATTTTTGGGGtatgaaaacataaatttgGCTTTGTGAATGTAAAAGCCTTGTGGGCATACGTTTTAGGTGAATCCCGATCATTAAGCAGTATTTTGTGCTTTGATGAAGTGCGAAAAGCCCAATGAACTCACTaggtttcttaaaaaataaatgaataccTTAGAACTAGGAATGGGAGTACCAAATGGAAATTAGAATGAGTGGGAGGGAGGGAAAACAGGTTTTAGGCTTTGTGGCTCTGACAATCCTTCAATTGGTCTACTTtcaaccaacttttcataaaccaaaatatattaattttatGTTTCAATCCCACCATCTTATAGGactttgaataccctctttCTCGATATACAATaggtttcgatccggtttaaatTTTGTGTAATTTAAAAATTTTCccataataatttgtttttcgatCTGTTGAGGGTAAAAAGTTTGGATCCAAACTAACTGTTTAGAAAGTATGCTAGACGAGCTTTTCAACAGTTCAACCCTtgtgcaaatcggagtttgaGAGTGTCTGTGGCAAGACTCCAaagtttggtcaattttttaaattctgaAGATGCGCCTAGGCGCAATGTTGTGCGCTTGGGGAGCATTCACGTGTGCCTGGCGCGCATTCAAACTGTTCAATTTGTCAAACTTCGTGGGTTTGTCTCGGATGCTCCGGAACTCTGTTTTTCTCAAGGTTTgtaccgttaaaaagcttgttgagtctatactctaacccaagtagtttggatcaaatattatttttgcattaaAAGATATGAGGAATTTACCCTCaatgtgcaaaaaaataaattaattcggtaaaacgctcgcatctctttcattttaaatccaataaagacctattatatatggataaaaaggattttcaaagaaCTAAAAGATTGTGCAATCACACCTTATAAATAGTAGTAaagtttagtttatgaaaagcaGGTAGTAAGAAGCTCCGTTTTGAGATCGAAAATATTACACTTAGAATTTGAAGTGAATCGGTTCAGAGTTTCTTTCGTAAATCTTGATCAGTAACATGTCCTATAATTGGTTGTCCGGGTCAAGGGCTATTGTTGGGGTATGGATACCAAAATTTGGCTTTGTAAATGTAAAAGTCTTGTCTTGGGCATACGTTTTAGGTGAATCCCGATcattaagcagttttttttgtgttttgatgaAGTGCCAAAAGCCCAATGAACTCTctagaactcttaaaaaaaagcGAATACGTTGGAACTAGAAATGGGAGTACCAAATGGAAATTAGAATGAGTGGGAGGGcatgaaaacatgttttagccttagtgtcCCCGATGATCCTGGAATTGGtctactttcgaccaacttttcataagccaaaatatattattttttatgtttcgaTCCCACCAACTTTTAGGACATTGAATACCCTTTTTTCAAGATATATAATAGGTTTTGATGCGGTTTAAATTTGgtgtaatttaaagattttcccataataatttttttcgacctattgagggtaaaattgtcatgtTTTTTGATGTATAAAAAGTTTGGATCCAAACTAAATTTGTTAGAAAGTATGCTAAAagagcttttcaacggttcaaaccgtATGCAAATTTGAGTTCGAGAGTATCTGTGGCAAAACTCCAAAGTTTGGTCAGTTTTTGAAATTCTAAagttgcgcctggggcgcattcaAACTGTTCAAATTGTCAAACTTTGCTGGTTTGTCTCAGGCGCTCCGGAACTCCATTTTTCGCATGGTTTGTACCGTTGAAAAGATTGTTGAGGCTAGATTATaactcaagtagtttggatcaaatattatttttgcattaaAAGATCTGATGAATTTACCCTCAATGtgcaaaaaatataaattaattcagtaaaacgctcgcatctcttTCGTTTTAAATCTGATAAAGATCGAGAATATTACACCTAGAATTAGAAGTGTATCATTTCGAAGTTTCTTTTGCAAACCATGATCTGTAAAAATGTCTTATAATTAGTTGTAGCGGTCAAGGGCTATTGTTGGGGTATGAAAACCAAAATTTTGCTTTGTGAATGTAAAAGCCTTGTCTTGGGCATATGTTTTAGGTGAATCCCGATCATTAGGCAGTTTGTTTGTGCTTTGATGAAGTGCGAAAAGCCCAATGAACTCACTAGATTTCTTAAAAAGTAAACGAATACCTTAGAACTAGGAATGGGAGTACCAAATGGAAATTAGAATGAGTGGGAGGGAGggaaaacgtgttttagccttagtggttCCGACGATCCTTGAATTAGtctactttcgaccaacttttcataaaccaaaatatattatttttatgtttcgaTCACACCAACTTTTAGGACTTTGAATACCCTTTTTCTCGATATACTATCTGGTCTAAATTTGGTGTAATTTACAGATTTTCCCATGATAATTTTTTTCGACCTATTGATCAGGGTAaaattgttatattttttggtgTATAAATAAGTTTGGAGCCAAACTAAATTGGTTAGAAACTATGCTAGACAAGcatttcaacggttcaaacaacgtgcaaatcggagtttgaGAGTTTCCGCAGCTATACCCCAAAGTTTGgtcaattttaaaaattctgAAGATGCGCTTGGGCGCAATTTTGTGCGCTTGGGGCGCATTCAAACTATACAATTGGTCAAGCTTCGCAGGTTTGTCTTGGGCGCTCCAGAACTCCGTTTTTCGCAAGGTTTGTaccgttaaaaagttttttgAGTCTAGACTCTAACTCATGTAGTTTGggtcaaatattatttttgcatcaaaagatatgatgaaTTTACCCTCAGCGTggaaaaaaagtaaattaattCGATAACACGCTCACAtctctttcattttaaattCTATAAAGACCTATAATATATGGATAaaaaggattttcaaagaaCTAAGAGATTGGGTAATCACACCTTATATATAGTAGTAAAGttttgtttatgaaatgtggGTAGTAAGAAGCTCCATTTTGAGATTGAGAATATTACACCTAGAATTTGAAGTGAATCATTtctgagttttttttgtaaacctTGATCAGTAACATGTCCTATAATTGGTTGTCGTGGTCAAGGGCTATTGTTGGGTATGGAAACGAAAAATTTGGCTTTGTAAATGTAAAAGCCTTGTCTTGGGCATACGTTTTAGATTAATCCCTATCATTAAGCAGTTTTGGGTGCTTTGATGAAGTGCAAAAAGCCCAATGAACTCACTAGAACTCTTAAGAAAAAAGCGAACACGTTAGAACTAGGAATGGGAGTACCAAATGGAAATTAGAATGAGTGCGAGGGCGGGAAAACATATTTTAGCCTTAGTGGTTCCGACGATCCTTGAATTGGtctactttcgaccaacttttcataaaccataatatattatttttatgtttcaattcCAGCATCTTTTAGGACTTTAAATACAATCTTTCTCGATATACTATaggtttcgatccggtttaaagTTGGTGTGATCAAAGATTTTCccataataatttatttttcgatcTATTAAGGGTGTAATCgttatatcttttgatgtataaataagtATGGAGCCAAACTAAATTGGgcattttgacttttttggtccccaatctGTTTTTGCGGTGCCATTTTGGTCCCTAATATACCAATTGCAAAAATTGCAttcccaaagtatcaattttgtgtttaaatggcCCCCGGGGCTCACACGTTTATTCCCACCGTCAAAATGAAGGGTCAATTGTTATTTCAGTTGGGAAAAAGCTCCTGCCAATAGCACACCCTCTCTCCCCCTCAAAACTGTGTCGTTTGAGGGACTGTGTTTGGGCAATGGAAACAtgtatttttctcttcaatggTTCTCTTACGGTTCTCATTGaaagctttagagtcaaaaaataattgaccctttaagataaaataatcaaaaaaataaaatctttacaccaattcaaacagattgaaaattggaacatttaattttttaaccatattttttaatatataaaacaacctaaaaaaatcaagtattccaattttcaatcgtTTGAACTGATACTAAGATCTtgtttttctaatcattttatcctaatggattataattattttttgactcTTAAAGCTTTCAATGAGAACCCTAAGAAaatcatagaaaaaaaaatctatgtttCCACTGCCTAAACATCTCAATCCCTCAAAATGGAGCACGCAGAAAtcagagaagaaaaagaaatgtacAGATTCCAACCCAGGAAGGAGGTTCATtggaaacaacaaaaacagaGGACCAACCTTAACAAAATGAAAGACTGATAAAAACATGTCCATCTAATCTTCATTGCCACCATTAACAGCATTTGGTGTTTACAAAAACATAGCACCAGATATTATAGCAGTTCATTGGTACAAGGTACCCAACAATATTGCATCAAAGCTATAGCAATAAATTATACTAGTTCAACCAACCAAAATATACCAATTCAACATAAGTAAACCAATTAAAGGTAACAATACCAAAAAGTGGACCTAAATGTGCAGAATTTGGCAAACTATTTTGTGCACCATTTACAAAAAAACTGAAGCTCCAAACCTCTTATGGGCTATTTCCATGCACTGTAGAAGTATTAGCCATCCTCTTGTCTTTCCTAATTGTTGTCACGGTTGATGTCTGAGAAGCCTGTGTTGCTTGATCATAGTTTGTTGGAATATTGACCTGCAAATATAATACATAAGACCAATAAGAGATACTTGAAAATGTAATACACAAGACTAAATAATAAATAAGTTACTTGATCATATTGTGTACCTAGTTGCCTCTTAAAGTTGCACCACCTCTAAAtacaccaccaccatctctcaTTGTCACACTTGCAATAGCAATCCTTATTGCCACACCTACAACCCCACCCCTACCTTGTTGTGCACCACCACCCCTGCCTTGGGCGGCTCCTCCACTAGCAGTCCTTCCACCACCCTTACCTTGGCCAGCTCTGGTACCACCAGTTTTCTACGACCCCTGCCTTGGCCGGCTCCTGCACCACCAGTCCTTCCATCACCCCTGCCCTGTACACCTATCCTCCCACCCCTCATTTGCACACCAATCCTCCCACCTCTCATCTACACACATGTCCTCCCACCTATCATCTACACACCACTCCTTTCACCCCTACCTTGCACACCTCCCCTACCAACTCCAACATCAACACTGGTGGCAACAATAGTGGTAGCCCTACTTGTATCACCACTCTCCTCTGCCATAGGTGCAGTACATGTCCTTCTATTGTGGCTATGTTGACCACATTTACtccaaaaaatagaattttgtcCAATTTTCCTCAACTTGTGTGGATATTTTGGGTTGATGTACTTTTTTGCCCCAagaattctcttcttttttggccGTCCTTGCTTTCTCCTATCAGTTGGTGGTAGGACAGGGCTAAATTCAGTCTTTGGCCACATTTTGTACCCATTGGTAGGGTTCACAAGTGGTTGGTATGCATTAATGTAACTTATCTTTGAGCACCAATGATGGATATACCTTTCTGGTTTATCTTTCTTTGCCTGAATTGCAGCACAAGTATGGGGGCATGGTATCCCAATTAGGTCCCATTTCCTACAACTGCATGACCTTTATTTTAGGTCAACTGTGTATTGCTCCCCTTCCCCACACTATACTTGGAATTGAAGGTCCAAACCACTTTGCTGAACATACTGACGACTCATGTAGGGATTCCTCTAACTTAGCATAGGGATTGGATAGTAACTCATTGCTGAACTTCTGAATCCACTCTCTTCGAATCAGCATTCTGTTGCTGAAATAACATCTTACCCACTCTAACATTTCTATTATTGGCTTTTCTCTTGCCTCTAAAATAGAATTTTTAAATGCCTCACATAGATTATTGCACACCATGTCACACTTAACAGTATCATTGAAGTGAGATCTAGTCCAATACCTTGGGGATTCTTCGGACAACCAATCATAAGCTTCTTTACTTACTTCTTTCATCCTTTCCATGGCATCTTGGAACATAGGTACATGGCTTGCCTTAGAACATGCCCAGAACTTGTCCTCCACAGACACTCCTTTGAACCTCTTCTGCAAATTACTTAGCAAATGCTTAGCACAGTGTCTATGCTCAGCTCTAGGTACCTCCTCATTAAGTACAGCAATTAGGCCCTGTAATAAAATAacattaaaaatttattaaaccATGTTAGTAAACCAAAATTAATTGAACATGCATTAACAAAACATGACCTTTTGTCTATCATTGATGAATGTCCACTCATGCACATTTGCATATGTAATGTTGCAATCCATCTTTAAAAGGGTAAAAAACCACTTCCATGTGTCTTTGCTCTCTATCTCCACCACACAATAAGCCATAGGGTAAGAAGCATTGTTTGGATCCACACCTACTGTTGTTAGCAACTAAC
The sequence above is a segment of the Rhododendron vialii isolate Sample 1 chromosome 13a, ASM3025357v1 genome. Coding sequences within it:
- the LOC131313046 gene encoding uncharacterized protein LOC131313046 — encoded protein: MDCNITYANVHEWTFINDRQKGLIAVLNEEVPRAEHRHCAKHLLSNLQKRFKGVSVEDKFWACSKASHVPMFQDAMERMKEVSKEAYDWLSEESPRYWTRSHFNDTVKCDMVCNNLCEAFKNSILEAREKPIIEMLEWVRCYFSNRMLIRREWIQKFSNELLSNPYAKLEESLHESSAKKDKPERYIHHWCSKISYINAYQPLVNPTNGYKMWPKTEFSPVLPPTDRRKQGRPKKKRILGAKKYINPKYPHKLRKIGQNSIFWSKCGQHSHNRRTCTAPMAEESGDTSRATTIVATSVDVGVGRGGVQGRGERSGV